The sequence AGTCGGGTACGTACGCGTGCGGCGTGCACCAGTACAAGTCCGGTGACTTCGACACGGCGCTCACCACGATGAACGACTTCACCGGCAAGTACCCGCACGACAAGAACAACGCGCTGGCCCACAAGTTCGCCATCGCCGCGGAGATCGCCAAGGAGGAGGCCCCGGCCGGCAAGCACGTGCCCACGATGGCCTCCGGCGGGAGCATCAAACTGATCGTCAGCAACGACAGCCCTGACCCGGTGCAGATCCTCTACACCGGCAAGGTCACCGGCAGCTTCACCCTCAAGGCGTGCGGGAGTTGCCACGCCTACTCCAGTGAGGCCGGCGCGCAGGGCAGCGCCTGCCAGGCCAGCGGCAAGCACTACCCGGAGAAGACCATCTACCTGCCGACCGGCACCGTCTACTTCCTGCACAAGCCGTCGGGCGATTCGGGCGCCACCTCGCACGCGGACTCCGAGACGCTGCGTTCGGGCAGTTACTACACGGACTGCGCCTACACCGTGTCGTCCTACGGCGGTTTCTGACCGTCCACGGAACGGAATCCGACCCCCGGGGCGCCCGACGGCGTCGCCCCGGGGGTCCGTCGTGCCCCCACCGGGTGACCCGGGGGCGACGCCGACCGCCGCAGGTACTACTCTCAGCCGCCGTACAGGTGTCAGTCGGAAGAGGTACGGCAAGTGGCCGCACATGCATACATCGGGTCGTTCACGTCGGCGGGCGGGCACGGGCTCACCGCCGCCGAGGTCGACCCGGGCACGGGCGCGCTGACCGCGCTCGGCCACACCGCCGAGGTGCGGAACCCGTCCTTCCTCACCGCGTCCGCCGACGGGGGCACGCTCTACGCGGTCGGCGAGACCGACCCGGACGGCACGGCCGCCGCGTTCTCGCTGGCCGACCCGGCCGCCCCCAAGCTGCTGGGCGACCCCGTGCCGGTCCGCGGCGGCGCGCCGACGCACCTGGCGCTGCACCACGGCCACCTGGTGACCGCCAACTACGCGGCGCCCGGCAGCGTGAGCGTGCTGGGCGTCGAGGACGGCGGCGCGCTGGGCGCGGTCCGGTGCGTCCTGGCGCACGAGGGCGACGGGCCGAACCCGCAGCGCCAGGAGGCCCCGCACGCGCACGCGGTGCTGCCCGACCCCAGCGGCCGCTGGCTGCTCAGCGTGGACCTCGGCACGGACTCGGTACGGGTCTGCGAGCTCGACCCGGCCACCGGCGAGCTGGAGGTCGAGCGGGAACTCGGCCTGCGCTCCGGCATCGGCCCGCGCCACCTCACCTTCCACCCCGGCGGCGGCCACGCCTACGTGATGAACGAGCTCGACTCGGTCGTCACCGTCTGCCGTTGGGACGCCGACAAGGGCAGCCTCCGGCCGCTCGCCGAGACGCGGGTGCTGCCCGACGGCGTCAAGGGCGACAACTACCCCTCGGAGCTGGTGGTCTCGCCCGGCGGCCGGTTCGCCTGGGCCGCCAACCGCGGGCACGACAGCATCGCGGTGCTCGGCATCGACGAGACCGGCGAGCAGCTCGAACTCCTCGACACCGTGAGCTGCGGCGGCGCCTGGCCGCGCCACCTCACCCTCGACCCGTCCGGCACCCGCCTGTACGCCGCCAACGAGCACTCCGGCGACGTGAGCTGGTTCGACGTCGACCCGGCCACCGGCATCCCGAAGCAGACGGGTTCGCTGGCACTGCCCGCGGTGTCCTGCGTGCTGTTCGTCTGACCGGCGGTCGGTCTGACCGGTGGTCGGTCCGTCCGCCGGTGCGCGAGCGCCCGCGCAGGTGCCTCCTGGAGCGGCGCGGGCGCCCCCTCGGCTGTCCGAGGAGGCGCCCGCGCCGTTCGCCTCCCAGCGGCCCCGTGACGGGCGGCAGGGGAGCCCCTGTCACTGCTGCTGAGCGCCGCCCTGCTGCACCGGCTGGAGCGCGATGCCCAGCGCCGTCGCGTACTGCGTCACCACGAGCTTGCCGACCGCCGGGTACGGCCCGAGCGCGTCGGCGCCCGAGCAGCCCGCCTCCGCGGCCGCGGTGTGCAGGAGCTGCGGGGCGATCTCCGGGCCGATCAGGCACGGTGCGAGCGCCAGCGTGGAGGAGCCCGAGGACCGCAACTGCTCGGCGGTGCCCGCGATCGCGCCGTCCACGTCCAACGCGGCGGCCAGCACCGGCACCGCGAGCCGCGCGGCCAGCAGCAGCCCGGTGACGCCGGCGGCCTGCGCCGCCTCCTCGCCGCCCACCGTGGCCAGGATGATGCCGTCGGCCGCCGTGGCGACCGTGAACAGCCGGGCGCGGTCGGCGCGGGCCAGGCCCGCCTCCGACAGCCGGACGTGCAGCGCCTCGGCGAGCAGCGGGTGCGGGCCGAGCACGTCGGTCAGCTCCACCTGCGCCTTGCTGTCCACCATCGCCTGCTTGATCCGGCGCAGCACGGCCGCCTCGGGGCCGGCCAGCAGCGGCACCACGACCGCCGAGGTGTCCTCTCCGGGCCGTTCGACCGCCACCTGGTCCAGCACGCCCCGCAGCGACGGGAACTCGTCCAGGTCGCCGTCCTCGCCGTCCACGAAGGCGATCCGGGGGTCGAGCCCGGACAGCTCGGAGCGCGCGATGCTCACGACCTCCTCGGCCAGGCTGAGCGCCGCTGCGGTCGGGGTGCCCGGCACGGCGAGGACCAGCACCGGCGAGCCCTCGGGCGCGCTGAGCGCCTCCGGGCGGCGGTGTCGTCCCGGCTGGCGCGGACGCGGCATTCGAACGGGGAGGCCGGAGGCGGGCCCTGTGGCATTGCTCATGGCGACGCATGCTAACGCCTTGCGCCACCTGCTTGTTCGCCCGGGTGCGAAGGAGGTCAGACCTGTCCAGAAGTGTCCGTTTCACCGGTCACGTTCGGTCAGTGGGCGAGCCCGACCGGTACGGGCGGCGCCGGCCTCACGCGCCCGGGCGGTCCGTCACCGTGAGCAGCCCCGGGTCGAGCGGCAGGGTGAGGTGGCCGTGGTGGGTGGCGCCGGCGATCAGCACCGCGCCGTCCAGCGGGTCGCCCGCCGCCGGCACGAGCGTGGCGCCGGGCAGCAGTTCGGCCGCAAGTTCCCGCAGCGGCCCCAGCAGCGGCTCGCCCGTCCTGAACAGCCCGCCGGCCAGCGCCACGTCCACCGGGCCGGTGCCGGGTCGTACGGCGGCGGCCGACTCCAGGATGTGCCGCGCCGCCTGCCGCAGGATTCCGGCGGCCACCGGGTCGTCGCCCGCGTGGAGCGCCACCTGCGGCGCGAACGAGGCGAGCACCGCCGCCCGGTCCGGCCGCGGGTAGAGCCGGCCCGGCATCGCGTCCAGCGGCCCGAACTGCTTCTCGGCCGCGGCCAGCAGCGCCGGCGAGCCGCCGGCCCGCCCGTCGTGGGCGCGCATCGCCGCGTCCAGGCCGGCCCGGCCGATCCAGGCGCCGCCGCCGGCGTCGCCCAGCAGATGGCCCCAGCCGTCCGCGCGGCGCCAACCGCCGTCGTCGGCCGAGGTGCCGAGCGCGATCATGCCGGTGCCCGCGGCCACGACCACGCCGGGGCGCAGGCCGAGCGCGCCCGCGTACGCCGTCACGGCGTCGCCGGCCAGCGCCAGGCGCCGTACCCCGAAGGCGTCGGCGAGGGCGTCCGGCAGGCGGTCCCGCAGGTCGTCGCCGAGGGTGGCCATCCCGGCCGCGCCGACGCAGGCGGCCGCGATCCGCCGCGCCCCGGCGGCGGCCATCAGCCCCTCGACGAGCGGCAGGACGCGCTCCAGCAGGCTCGCCGCGTCGATGCCGCGCGGCCCGGTGACGGCGGGGCGGTCGGCGGCGGCCACGGTCGCCACGGAGGTGTCCACGGTGACGGGCGTCCGCGCATGGTCCGCCGACCCCGTGGGGCCGGTGACCGCGTCGGCGGGCGCGAGGGCCACCCGCACGCCGGAGCCGCCGGAGTCGACGCCCAGCACCCAGGAGGGGCCGGTGTCGGAGGAGGAGTGCCGCACGCCTCAGCCGAGCCCGCGCGAGTCCTGCTTGAGCGCGGTGTCCACGGTGAGCGCGGACGCCACGACCATGCTCAGCAGCGGGTCGGCGAGCTGCCGGTGGATCTGCAGCACGTAGTTGTCGGCCGTGGTGAACATCGTCTTGGCCAGACCTTCCCAGGTCTTGGTGATCCGGCCGATCTCGGTGTCGGTGTGGTCCACGATGGCGAAGTTCCAGGCCCGCCAGTTCTCGGCCTTGATCGCGCCTATCTGCTGGCCGTTGTACATGAAGCCGAACTTGATCTTGCCGAAGGCGTTCTGCTGGACGATCTCGCCCAGCGGCTCGCCGTTGGCGCGGTGCACCAGCACCTTGGACTTGATGAACTTCGCCGGGCGGGTGAGCACCAGGTGCGGCTGGCCCTGGGCGTCCCGCACCTCCAGCTTGTGGGTGAGGAACTGGTCCACGCTGGAGACGAACCGCAGCACCTTCTTGGCGGTGCTCTGGCCGACCTCCACCACCGAGCCCAGGGTGCGGCCGTTCTGGTCGAAGACGGTGTACTCGTTGACCAGCTCGATCAGCTTGGCCTTCTGGTTCACCACGAGCACCGGCTCGGTGAACAGGGTGCCGCCGCCGTAGCCGGGCGACATCACACCGGCCTGGCCCTGGACCTGGTGCTGGATCTTCGCCGGGTCGGGCGCGCGGCTGACGTCCAGCTCCCAGGCGTTGCCGCCCTCCTGCTTGGGCGCGCCCTGCTGGCCCGGGACCTGGCCGGGGTTGGTGTGCTCGGTCCACTGGGCGCCGTCCCAGTACCGGAGCAGATTCGGAGTGCCCTGCGGGTCGGCGTACCAGCCGGCCGGGGTGTTGGAGTGCGTCGTCACCCGGGCAGACTACCGTGGGGCGCGGCTCAGGGCAGTTGCCAGTTCACCGGTTGGGCGCCCTGCTGCGCCAGCAGATCGTTGGCGCGGCTGAAGGGGCGCGACCCGAAGAAGCCCCGGTCCGCCGACATCGGCGACGGGTGCGCGGACTCGATCGCGGGCAGCTCGCCCAGCAGCGGCCGCGCGTTGCGCGCGTCGCGGCCCCACAGGATCGACACCAGCGGCCGGCCGCGGCCGGCCAGCGCCCTGATCGCCTGCTCGGTCACCTGCTCCCACCCCTTGTCGCGGTGCGCGGCCGGGCGGCGCGGCGCCGTGGTCAGCGCCCTGTTGAGCAGCAGCACGCCCTGCTGCGTCCAGGGCGTCAGGTCGCCGTTGGACGGCCGGGGGGCGCCGATGTCGCCGTGCATCTCGCGGAAGATGTTCTCCAGGCTGCCCGGCAGCGGCCGTACGTCCGGCGCCACCGAGAAGCTCAGGCCGACCGCGTGCCCCGGTGTCGGATACGGGTCCTGGCCGACGATCAGCACCTTCACCTCGTCGAAGGGCTGCTGGAACGCGCGCAGCACGTTCGCCCCCGACGGCAGGTAGGTGCGGCCGGCGGCGATCTCGGCCCGGAGGAAGTCCCCCATCGCCGCGATCCGGTCCGCCACGGGTTCGAGCGCCTTCGCCCAGCCCGCCTCGACGATTTCGTGCAACGGTCGCGCAGTCACGGTCCGTCACTCTACTGGCTCAACAGCCGTGCCGCGTACCGGAGTCCGCGATCAAGGTCCCAGGTGCCGGGCCCGTTCCCAGGTGCCGGGCCCGGGTCAGGAGCCCTCGACGGCGCGGGCGGTCCCGGACCGGTCCTGCTGGTCGCGCGGGTCCTGCGGGCAAGGCGGCGAGCCCGCCTGCCAGTTCAGGCCGTACCGCTGGAACAGCTCCGCCCGCAGCCGGGCCACCGGCATCGGCGCCCCCGGCAGCAGCAGGGCCACGGTCGCGCCCATCAGCAGCGCCCGCAGCAGCCGGTACTCCTCCTGCGGCGCCTGTGCGCCCCACCGCGTCACCGCCAACTCCAGCAGCGCCGCCAGCCGCTGCTGCTCCGGGCACTGGATGAAGCCCTCGTCCGCGAGTATCTGGGCCATGTGGATGCGCATCAGCTTGGTGTGCGTGACGGTCAGCCCGAGGATGGCGTCGATCGCCCGCGCCAGCACCTCGTCGCCTTCGGCCGGGGCCGGCTCCGCCTCCAGCGCCGCGGTCAGCTCCTGGTTCATCAACCGGTGCACCGCGGACTGCACCAGCGCGCGCTTGCCCGAGTAGTAGTACGACACCAGGCCGCGGGCGGAACCGGCCCGCCGCGTGATGTCGGCCAGCGTCGTGGCCTCGTAGCCGCGCTCCTCGACCAGTTCGACGGTCGCCTGCAGGAGGCGATCGATCGAACGCTGACGCATCGCTTCATTGACCGATGCGCTACGAGGGGACATGATGAACTCCTGCGTTGACTGGCTGCGAGCCAATATACTCAACGCGGCTCGCCGGGCCAGATGGATGGCGGGTGTACGGGGATCGGGCGCCGGCTCCGGCGACACGGGGGATCGCCGGAGCAGGCGCCCGATGTACTCCCTACGGCTCGTCCCGCTCCGGCTCCCGGTGAGCGCTTTCCGTACCGTCCGGCTCCGTACCGTCCGGCTCCGTACCGTCCGGCGGGTCCAGCACGGCGAGCAGCGCGTCGGGCCGGTCCGCGACCGGCAGCGGGTCCACCAGCAGGAACCGGCAGCCCAGGGCCGCCGCGCCGCCGTCGGCCGCCGCGTTGTCCCCGACCATCACCGCTTCCCGCACCGCGTCGCCGGTGACGCCGAGCGCCTCCAGCGCCACCTGGAACAGCCGCGGGTCCGGCTTCTGCACCTCGTACTCGTAGCTGAGCACGAAGGCGTCGATGTCGTCCGCCACGCCGTGCACCCGGAAGATCGGGCGCAGGTCCCAGCCGATGTTGCTCACCACCGCCACCGGCACCCCGCGTTCGCGCAGGCCGGCCAGCACCTGAGCGGTGTCCGGATACGGCTGCCACGCCGCGGGGGTGCGGTGCCGTTCGTACAGCGCGTCGTGCACGTCCCACGGCAGCCCCGCCGCGCGGGACAGGGCCGTGTACGCCTCTCGGTGCAGCTCCGCGGTCAGGTCCCGCGCCTGCCACACCTCGACCAGGTCCGCCGGCACCACGGTGGGCGACTGCCCGCCGGGCTGCGCGCCGACCCGCTCCAACTCCTGTGCGTACTTGATGACTTCGTCGTCCGCGACCTCGATGCCCTCGGCCGCGAGCGCGCCCCTGAGCCATCGCTCGCAGGGCTCGATCCGGAACAGGGTGCCCGAGAAATCGAACATGACCGCCTTGATGGTGCCTCCCCGGTAGTGGTCGCTCGGCTCCAGCATTCCAGACGCGTTCCGGGGCGGTTCGGGTGCACGGTGTGTTTTCGGACGGCCGGGCCGGCGGGGCGGGTCGTCGCACCCGGCAGGTCAGGTCAGGGCGTGCAGGCCGGGGCCGAAGGTGATGATCAGGGGGACGGCCGGGACCAGCAGCGACAGGACGGTCAGCCGCAGCCGGTGGGCGACGGGGAGCCGCGGGACCGGTGCCAGCAGGCGGTTGACGCGGCCGGGGAGTTCGGCGAGCGGCCCGGGGGAGGGGCCGAAGACCCCGCGCGGCTCGTTGAGTTCGACCAGCGCGAGGGCAGTGGTGAGGCGGCCGAAGCGGCGCGACGCGGTGTCGTCGGCGGCGAGTTCGATCAGGTGATGGACCTGGTCGCGGAAGGCGGCGAAGACCGGGACCTGGGGGAACCCGCCGGCGAGCGCGCCCGCGCAGTGCAGCAGGAGGTCGTGCCGGGCGCGGGCGTGGCCCTGCTCGTGGGCGATGACGGCGTCGAGTTGGCGTCCCTTGAGCCGGCCGAGCGCGGCCGTGGTGATCACCAGCCGCGGCTCCGCGCCGGACAGCCACCACGCGTCGGAACGGGGGTCCTCCAGCACCACCAGCCGCTCGCCGGGCGGCACGGACTCGCCGGGCAGCCGGGGCGCGCGCACCTGGAGTTCGGCCCGGCGGGAGCGCCGCCGGCCCCGGGCGGTGCGCACCTCGCGGGTGAGCATCGCCGCGGTCCACACGCCGCCGAGCGCGAGCAGGACCGCGAGCGCGCCGGCCCACCGGCCGTATCCGGGCAGCCCGTAGGCGTCCTCGACGCCGCGCGGCGCGAACGCGAAGACGTGGCCGCGGACCGCCACCCAGGCGGCCGAGGCGGTGAGCGCCATCGCCGACACGCAGCACAGCAGCACCGCGGCGACCACGCACTGCCACACCCACAGGGCGAGTACCGGCTCGCGCTCGGGCCAGTCGGCACGTGCGAGCAGACGCGGCGCCGTCGCCGCCGCCAGTGCGCCGAGAACCAGCAGCACGAACGGGACCGTCATGCTGATCACCCTAGGAGTCGCCTTGCTCACAGGGACGTGGCAGCGCGCCGATGTGACGCACGACTCACCGGGTCCGTGCGGCCGTCCGGGCCGCGCGCGACGCGCGGCTCACATGACGAGCAGCATCACGACCATGCCCAACGCCATCGAGAC comes from Streptomyces sp. NBC_00448 and encodes:
- a CDS encoding TetR/AcrR family transcriptional regulator; this encodes MSPRSASVNEAMRQRSIDRLLQATVELVEERGYEATTLADITRRAGSARGLVSYYYSGKRALVQSAVHRLMNQELTAALEAEPAPAEGDEVLARAIDAILGLTVTHTKLMRIHMAQILADEGFIQCPEQQRLAALLELAVTRWGAQAPQEEYRLLRALLMGATVALLLPGAPMPVARLRAELFQRYGLNWQAGSPPCPQDPRDQQDRSGTARAVEGS
- a CDS encoding phospholipid scramblase-related protein codes for the protein MTTHSNTPAGWYADPQGTPNLLRYWDGAQWTEHTNPGQVPGQQGAPKQEGGNAWELDVSRAPDPAKIQHQVQGQAGVMSPGYGGGTLFTEPVLVVNQKAKLIELVNEYTVFDQNGRTLGSVVEVGQSTAKKVLRFVSSVDQFLTHKLEVRDAQGQPHLVLTRPAKFIKSKVLVHRANGEPLGEIVQQNAFGKIKFGFMYNGQQIGAIKAENWRAWNFAIVDHTDTEIGRITKTWEGLAKTMFTTADNYVLQIHRQLADPLLSMVVASALTVDTALKQDSRGLG
- a CDS encoding HAD family hydrolase, with the protein product MLEPSDHYRGGTIKAVMFDFSGTLFRIEPCERWLRGALAAEGIEVADDEVIKYAQELERVGAQPGGQSPTVVPADLVEVWQARDLTAELHREAYTALSRAAGLPWDVHDALYERHRTPAAWQPYPDTAQVLAGLRERGVPVAVVSNIGWDLRPIFRVHGVADDIDAFVLSYEYEVQKPDPRLFQVALEALGVTGDAVREAVMVGDNAAADGGAAALGCRFLLVDPLPVADRPDALLAVLDPPDGTEPDGTEPDGTESAHREPERDEP
- a CDS encoding N-acetylglucosamine kinase, whose translation is MRHSSSDTGPSWVLGVDSGGSGVRVALAPADAVTGPTGSADHARTPVTVDTSVATVAAADRPAVTGPRGIDAASLLERVLPLVEGLMAAAGARRIAAACVGAAGMATLGDDLRDRLPDALADAFGVRRLALAGDAVTAYAGALGLRPGVVVAAGTGMIALGTSADDGGWRRADGWGHLLGDAGGGAWIGRAGLDAAMRAHDGRAGGSPALLAAAEKQFGPLDAMPGRLYPRPDRAAVLASFAPQVALHAGDDPVAAGILRQAARHILESAAAVRPGTGPVDVALAGGLFRTGEPLLGPLRELAAELLPGATLVPAAGDPLDGAVLIAGATHHGHLTLPLDPGLLTVTDRPGA
- a CDS encoding lactonase family protein, which gives rise to MAAHAYIGSFTSAGGHGLTAAEVDPGTGALTALGHTAEVRNPSFLTASADGGTLYAVGETDPDGTAAAFSLADPAAPKLLGDPVPVRGGAPTHLALHHGHLVTANYAAPGSVSVLGVEDGGALGAVRCVLAHEGDGPNPQRQEAPHAHAVLPDPSGRWLLSVDLGTDSVRVCELDPATGELEVERELGLRSGIGPRHLTFHPGGGHAYVMNELDSVVTVCRWDADKGSLRPLAETRVLPDGVKGDNYPSELVVSPGGRFAWAANRGHDSIAVLGIDETGEQLELLDTVSCGGAWPRHLTLDPSGTRLYAANEHSGDVSWFDVDPATGIPKQTGSLALPAVSCVLFV
- a CDS encoding uracil-DNA glycosylase, with amino-acid sequence MTARPLHEIVEAGWAKALEPVADRIAAMGDFLRAEIAAGRTYLPSGANVLRAFQQPFDEVKVLIVGQDPYPTPGHAVGLSFSVAPDVRPLPGSLENIFREMHGDIGAPRPSNGDLTPWTQQGVLLLNRALTTAPRRPAAHRDKGWEQVTEQAIRALAGRGRPLVSILWGRDARNARPLLGELPAIESAHPSPMSADRGFFGSRPFSRANDLLAQQGAQPVNWQLP
- a CDS encoding sirohydrochlorin chelatase; this translates as MSNATGPASGLPVRMPRPRQPGRHRRPEALSAPEGSPVLVLAVPGTPTAAALSLAEEVVSIARSELSGLDPRIAFVDGEDGDLDEFPSLRGVLDQVAVERPGEDTSAVVVPLLAGPEAAVLRRIKQAMVDSKAQVELTDVLGPHPLLAEALHVRLSEAGLARADRARLFTVATAADGIILATVGGEEAAQAAGVTGLLLAARLAVPVLAAALDVDGAIAGTAEQLRSSGSSTLALAPCLIGPEIAPQLLHTAAAEAGCSGADALGPYPAVGKLVVTQYATALGIALQPVQQGGAQQQ
- a CDS encoding M56 family metallopeptidase, which produces MTVPFVLLVLGALAAATAPRLLARADWPEREPVLALWVWQCVVAAVLLCCVSAMALTASAAWVAVRGHVFAFAPRGVEDAYGLPGYGRWAGALAVLLALGGVWTAAMLTREVRTARGRRRSRRAELQVRAPRLPGESVPPGERLVVLEDPRSDAWWLSGAEPRLVITTAALGRLKGRQLDAVIAHEQGHARARHDLLLHCAGALAGGFPQVPVFAAFRDQVHHLIELAADDTASRRFGRLTTALALVELNEPRGVFGPSPGPLAELPGRVNRLLAPVPRLPVAHRLRLTVLSLLVPAVPLIITFGPGLHALT